A window of bacterium genomic DNA:
GAGCAGACACCGCCGCAGACTTCTTAAAACTTGGCATTGGCGCAAGGGCATCTGCTCTGGGTGAGGCATTTTGTGCTGTAGCAGATAGTGTTGACGCTATCTATTACAATCCGGCAGGATTAGCCCGCCTGAAACAAAAAGAGGTCTGTGCAATGTATGGCGATAAACGAGAGGATACTGCCCGCACATCACTAGTTTATGCCCAGCCATTACAAGAATGGGAAGCTGGTGGCGTATTAGGAATAGGTATCATCTATCAAGACTTAGGTGAGATAGAACTGCGTGATAAATCTAATCAACCACAAGGTTCTATCAATCCTGCTGAGTTTGCCGTGATTTTCTCCTATGCGAAAAAGTATTATGAAAATCTATTATTAGGTGGGAATGTAAAATACATCCAACGCGAGCTTAAGAAAATAAAGGCTAAAGGCGCTGCCTTTGACCTTGGTCTCCTATATTTCCCACAAATCCCAAAATCCCTGAACCTGTCAGGAACAGGTTTAACTACAGGTCTGTGTCTGGAGAATATAGGTAGTAAGATAAAGGGTGATGAGTTACCGTTAAACTTACGGCTTGGTGTAGCGTATTCGGCCTTAAATAATCTCACCTGTAGTTTAGATGTGAACCAACACCTTTATAATTCCGACTTATGTTGGAATCTTGGGCTTGAATATAGATATAGTTTGCTGGCTGTCCGACTGGGCTATTTTGACAAAGGAAGACAGATAAAGGGATTGAGTTATGGGTTTGGAATAAAGTATCTGGGCTATCAGCTTGACTTTGCCAATCTTGCCAGTGGTGAGATGGAAGATGCAGAAGATATGAACCGCATATCCCTCTCAGTGAGTTGGTAGCCGCAGGTAATTTACCGCAGAGACGCAGAGGAACAGAGAAGACATAGAAATAAATTAGATTACATAAAAGATTATTGATGCAGACATGGAAATACATAGGACCTGCTTGCCGAATGTTCAGCAGGCAAGCCAGATTTGTTAATCAATTTTGTAAG
This region includes:
- a CDS encoding PorV/PorQ family protein; the encoded protein is MLNKKLQQVSVNLFFSLLSTLYFLLPNAEAGADTAADFLKLGIGARASALGEAFCAVADSVDAIYYNPAGLARLKQKEVCAMYGDKREDTARTSLVYAQPLQEWEAGGVLGIGIIYQDLGEIELRDKSNQPQGSINPAEFAVIFSYAKKYYENLLLGGNVKYIQRELKKIKAKGAAFDLGLLYFPQIPKSLNLSGTGLTTGLCLENIGSKIKGDELPLNLRLGVAYSALNNLTCSLDVNQHLYNSDLCWNLGLEYRYSLLAVRLGYFDKGRQIKGLSYGFGIKYLGYQLDFANLASGEMEDAEDMNRISLSVSW